One genomic window of bacterium includes the following:
- a CDS encoding GspH/FimT family protein, whose translation MRHASGERAYSLIELVAVLSLVGILLSAAVHGIRLAAAREEVDGWVRGVAADLSSGQQDAITRRVSVRATFLNQTYTIAVVGGATLRQEVLPGHITFGSPQQQVVFDRRGVPSTPLTLTVSSTSTGRSYTIRVEDGTGRVSYSEP comes from the coding sequence ATGAGGCACGCCTCCGGAGAGCGGGCCTACTCGCTCATAGAGTTAGTGGCTGTGCTGTCCCTTGTGGGGATCCTGCTTTCGGCCGCCGTCCACGGGATTCGCCTGGCCGCCGCCCGCGAGGAAGTTGACGGGTGGGTCCGTGGCGTGGCGGCCGACCTCAGCTCCGGGCAGCAGGATGCGATCACCCGGCGAGTTAGCGTGCGTGCGACGTTCCTGAATCAGACATACACGATCGCCGTGGTCGGCGGCGCAACCCTCCGACAGGAAGTCCTGCCCGGGCACATCACATTTGGGTCTCCACAGCAGCAGGTGGTCTTCGACCGCAGGGGCGTGCCCTCGACACCGCTGACGCTGACGGTAAGCAGCACCTCTACCGGGCGGTCGTACACCATTCGGGTGGAAGACGGCACAGGCCGGGTGAGCTACAGTGAACCGTAG
- a CDS encoding prepilin-type N-terminal cleavage/methylation domain-containing protein: MNRRRPGRGFTLIEVVVAVAVLGMMATTVLGGVLFSLTQSRRAFIRAQAAAWVQSELDFLRVQGYGVPITTAPRRFPDTALANNGYLDYADLLEPRVPAGFHQAEVEVTPISGLPLKRLVVRLYQTPASPPYTILVTYVANFTYQ, from the coding sequence GTGAACCGTAGGAGGCCCGGGCGCGGCTTCACCCTGATAGAAGTGGTCGTGGCCGTGGCCGTCCTGGGAATGATGGCCACCACCGTGCTGGGGGGTGTGCTCTTCAGCCTGACCCAGTCGCGCAGGGCCTTCATCCGGGCGCAGGCCGCGGCCTGGGTGCAGTCGGAGCTGGACTTCCTGCGTGTCCAGGGCTACGGGGTACCGATCACGACCGCACCGCGCAGGTTCCCCGACACCGCTTTGGCCAACAACGGATACCTTGACTACGCGGATCTACTGGAGCCCCGCGTGCCGGCCGGGTTCCACCAAGCAGAGGTGGAGGTTACCCCGATCTCCGGTCTGCCGCTCAAGCGACTCGTGGTACGGCTGTACCAGACACCGGCCTCGCCGCCATACACTATCCTGGTGACCTATGTGGCGAACTTCACCTACCAGTAG